The following coding sequences are from one Lysinibacillus sp. FSL W8-0992 window:
- a CDS encoding ABC transporter permease: protein MKFISNVKLLMKITQEYVNAQFTIAFSAIFSVLFLLNSFDFVNGVWRPYVLTIFVIYACTTLYIWFTSFQIKKDLAKEREIQTRTRLLGYPLMLTVLVGNVFAAGFGFMLATKNKTAEYTFAIYAFITQIFIILISALNLFKPYVVDTFLLAMGAFLVLAVFYAVMAVLVARYVTVSDAPKWMIPLGVVLLLPALTGNLFSFLLGWTLIKKARNTDPSAVEKWQKIWNKILRNTMAVFGMFFIIFMFSLSVVSSWTFDYDFAVQNNYSALLQTPSLDYPLGTDNFGRDLFSRIVFGAQISLIVGFFSTIIPAAIGGALGAFSGYYGKNTDNIIMRLLDILYAIPGILLAIAIIAAFGANTVNLIIALSVGAIPTYARTMRANVMQIANFEFVESARALGVSDAAIIFKHIVPNSLAPMIVKATLTIGGAVISTSSLSFLGLGIEPHIPEWGNILKVGSTYLETNSYVAIFPGLCIMLLVLSFNFFGDGLRDALDPKTN, encoded by the coding sequence GTGAAATTCATATCGAATGTAAAACTGCTTATGAAAATAACGCAAGAATATGTCAATGCACAGTTTACCATTGCCTTTTCTGCTATTTTTTCAGTGCTGTTTTTACTAAATAGTTTTGATTTTGTAAATGGCGTATGGCGACCTTATGTCCTTACGATATTTGTTATTTATGCCTGTACGACATTATATATATGGTTTACATCTTTTCAAATAAAAAAGGATTTAGCAAAAGAACGCGAAATTCAAACACGTACACGACTGCTTGGTTATCCATTAATGCTAACAGTCTTAGTGGGTAATGTATTTGCAGCAGGCTTCGGATTTATGCTGGCAACGAAAAATAAAACTGCAGAATATACTTTTGCTATCTATGCATTTATTACTCAGATTTTTATTATTCTTATTTCGGCATTGAATCTATTTAAGCCTTATGTGGTGGATACATTTTTATTAGCAATGGGAGCATTTTTAGTACTTGCGGTCTTTTATGCGGTGATGGCTGTACTTGTAGCTCGATACGTTACAGTAAGCGATGCCCCTAAATGGATGATACCGCTTGGAGTAGTATTGCTTTTACCTGCGCTAACAGGAAATCTTTTTTCATTCCTACTTGGCTGGACATTAATTAAAAAAGCCCGCAATACGGATCCATCTGCCGTTGAAAAGTGGCAGAAAATATGGAATAAAATATTGCGTAATACGATGGCTGTATTCGGTATGTTCTTTATTATATTTATGTTCTCGCTATCGGTCGTTAGTTCATGGACATTTGATTACGATTTTGCAGTGCAAAATAATTATAGTGCGTTATTACAAACACCTTCTTTGGATTATCCACTAGGGACTGATAACTTTGGTAGAGATTTATTTTCAAGAATCGTGTTTGGAGCTCAAATCTCTTTAATTGTTGGCTTCTTTTCAACTATTATCCCAGCTGCAATAGGAGGAGCACTTGGCGCATTTTCAGGCTATTATGGAAAAAATACAGATAACATCATAATGCGTCTACTTGATATTTTATATGCTATCCCAGGTATCTTACTGGCAATTGCAATCATTGCGGCATTTGGTGCAAACACAGTGAATTTAATTATTGCATTGAGCGTAGGGGCAATCCCGACATACGCAAGAACGATGCGTGCTAATGTCATGCAAATTGCCAATTTTGAATTTGTTGAATCAGCAAGGGCACTTGGTGTGTCTGATGCTGCCATTATTTTTAAGCATATCGTACCGAACTCTCTCGCTCCGATGATAGTGAAAGCGACTTTAACAATTGGTGGAGCAGTTATTTCAACAAGTAGTTTAAGCTTTCTTGGACTTGGAATTGAGCCACATATACCGGAGTGGGGCAATATTTTAAAAGTAGGCAGTACGTATTTAGAAACAAATTCTTATGTAGCTATTTTCCCAGGTTTATGCATAATGCTACTCGTCTTATCGTTTAACTTTTTCGGTGATGGGTTACGTGATGCACTTGATCCGAAAACAAACTAA
- a CDS encoding ABC transporter permease, with protein MNNFQNIRKLNESYYFKQIFNEMTRKTSYSIVLFLLGFPVHIVTYFLYLLKKDKHSYAQMFAQTKERFISQGKIQAWEAEYRQQEQTKAAFFNKSLNEQQLASVVNQLTEQKLNREVEKILLNEGIAKQSYKKYFSELLENPIFLAVSFIPGILMYCFLILCSNAFSRFIVERLFQSAFVIVGVATLVFTILYLSPFDPARNLLGIEATPEQVANFNKIHGLDQPYLVQLWHSLSGLFTFDLGNSFEGKENITQSIMNKFPVTLEIALFSLLMAVAIAIPVGIISAVRPNSFADYAFMFIALIGLSIPSFWQGLIFILTFSLKLQWFPATYNPNNWLSIVMPVVVLGTSITASIARMTRSSMLEVIHEDYIITAKAKGLSERKVITKHAIRNAMIPIVTVIGLLFGGMLGGASVTEKVFNISGIGSYIVDKQFIPDIPAILGGVVYIAITISIVNMVIDVLYAFFDPRIRSKMKKS; from the coding sequence ATGAACAATTTTCAGAATATTAGAAAGCTTAATGAAAGTTATTACTTTAAGCAAATTTTTAATGAAATGACGAGGAAAACTAGTTATTCTATTGTGTTATTTTTACTAGGATTTCCAGTGCATATTGTTACATATTTTTTATATTTGTTAAAAAAAGATAAACATTCATATGCTCAAATGTTTGCACAAACGAAAGAAAGATTTATTTCGCAAGGGAAAATTCAAGCATGGGAAGCGGAATATAGGCAGCAGGAACAAACGAAGGCAGCATTTTTTAATAAATCGCTGAATGAACAGCAACTTGCATCAGTAGTTAATCAACTAACGGAACAAAAGCTTAATAGAGAAGTAGAAAAAATACTACTAAACGAAGGTATTGCAAAACAATCCTACAAAAAGTATTTTAGTGAACTACTCGAAAATCCGATTTTTTTAGCTGTGTCATTTATTCCGGGTATTTTAATGTATTGTTTCCTAATTCTATGCAGTAATGCGTTTAGTCGATTTATCGTTGAGCGCTTATTCCAAAGTGCATTTGTCATTGTTGGTGTGGCGACATTAGTATTTACTATTTTATATTTATCGCCATTTGATCCTGCACGTAATTTGTTAGGAATCGAGGCAACACCTGAACAAGTCGCAAATTTTAATAAAATTCATGGATTAGATCAGCCATATTTAGTGCAGCTCTGGCATTCCTTATCTGGACTATTTACATTTGACTTAGGAAATTCCTTTGAAGGTAAAGAAAACATTACGCAAAGTATTATGAATAAGTTTCCAGTAACATTGGAAATTGCGCTATTTTCATTATTGATGGCGGTGGCGATTGCCATTCCTGTTGGGATAATTTCAGCGGTCCGACCGAATTCGTTTGCAGATTATGCGTTTATGTTTATCGCACTTATTGGTTTATCAATTCCGAGCTTCTGGCAAGGACTCATTTTTATTTTAACGTTTTCATTAAAATTACAATGGTTCCCTGCTACGTATAATCCGAATAATTGGTTATCCATTGTCATGCCGGTTGTTGTATTAGGTACTTCTATTACAGCGTCGATTGCACGAATGACAAGATCGAGCATGCTTGAGGTAATTCATGAGGACTATATTATTACGGCAAAAGCGAAAGGATTGAGTGAGCGCAAAGTCATTACAAAGCATGCGATTCGCAATGCGATGATTCCGATCGTTACCGTAATTGGTCTTTTATTTGGTGGTATGCTTGGCGGTGCTTCTGTTACTGAAAAAGTATTTAATATTAGTGGAATCGGAAGTTATATAGTAGATAAGCAATTCATTCCGGATATTCCTGCCATCCTCGGTGGGGTTGTTTATATTGCCATTACAATTTCAATTGTCAATATGGTGATTGATGTGCTATATGCGTTCTTTGATCCACGCATTCGTTCAAAAATGAAGAAATCTTAG
- a CDS encoding ABC transporter ATP-binding protein → MSEKILEIQDLRVSFITGESEFEAVKGVNFYVNKGETVGIVGESGSGKSVTARSIMRLLPSPPSFLKSGTILFQGENLVTQSEKQMEAIRGKDISMIFQDPMTSTNPTIRVGEQIAEGLMKHQKMSKKQAYEKTIELLKLVGIKNSEERYQQYPHEFSGGMRQRVMITMALACNPSLLIADEPTTALDVTIQAQILSIMKQMQERLGTSIILITHDLGVVAGMCDRVIVMKEGEIVEEGTTEEIFANPQHPYTKKLLNALPKLHEKKEPKQPPNIEEGTDLNVPLIEVRNLSKHFDLKKGELLKAVDDLSFRIYPGETLGLVGESGSGKSTTGRTILQLHEPTDGEVLYKGVPVTRLSKGELKSMRRHMQIIFQDPYSSLNPRKKVLDIIGEALDVHKLAKSAEERRARIEELLELVGLKKEHALRYPHEFSGGQRQRIGIARALAVEPNFIVCDEPLSALDVSIQKQVVDLLKELQQRLGLTYLFIAHDLSMVKHISDRVAVMYGGKIVELAESEELYANPQHPYTKMLLQSIPIPDPAIEKQKKRQVMSEEELMINRFNLDNTQLVEVSKDHWVAM, encoded by the coding sequence ATGAGTGAAAAAATTCTTGAAATACAAGATTTACGCGTTTCTTTTATTACAGGTGAAAGCGAATTTGAAGCAGTAAAAGGTGTTAACTTTTATGTCAATAAAGGAGAAACAGTCGGCATTGTTGGAGAATCTGGTAGCGGGAAAAGTGTAACCGCTCGTTCCATTATGCGTCTTCTCCCATCACCGCCCTCTTTTTTAAAGTCAGGTACAATCCTTTTCCAAGGGGAAAATTTAGTGACACAATCGGAAAAACAAATGGAAGCCATCCGGGGTAAAGACATCAGTATGATTTTCCAAGACCCGATGACTTCTACTAACCCAACCATTCGTGTTGGTGAGCAAATTGCTGAAGGTTTAATGAAGCATCAAAAAATGTCCAAAAAGCAAGCATACGAAAAAACGATTGAATTATTAAAATTAGTTGGCATTAAAAATAGTGAAGAACGTTATCAGCAGTACCCACATGAATTTAGTGGTGGTATGCGTCAACGTGTCATGATTACGATGGCCCTTGCATGTAACCCTTCCCTGTTGATTGCAGACGAACCAACAACTGCGCTAGATGTCACAATTCAAGCACAGATTTTAAGCATTATGAAGCAAATGCAAGAACGTCTAGGAACATCAATCATTTTAATTACGCATGATTTAGGTGTTGTTGCAGGTATGTGCGATCGTGTCATTGTCATGAAAGAGGGAGAAATTGTTGAGGAAGGAACTACGGAAGAGATATTTGCTAATCCGCAACATCCTTATACGAAGAAACTATTAAATGCACTGCCGAAGCTTCACGAAAAGAAAGAACCAAAACAGCCTCCTAATATCGAAGAAGGTACCGATTTGAACGTACCGCTAATTGAAGTACGGAATTTATCTAAGCATTTCGATTTAAAAAAAGGTGAACTATTAAAAGCAGTAGATGATTTGTCATTCCGTATTTATCCCGGTGAGACACTCGGGCTCGTAGGCGAATCTGGTTCAGGTAAATCGACAACAGGACGTACGATTTTACAGCTCCATGAGCCAACAGATGGCGAAGTATTGTATAAAGGGGTTCCTGTCACACGCTTATCTAAAGGTGAATTAAAAAGTATGCGACGACACATGCAAATCATTTTCCAGGATCCATACTCATCATTAAATCCTCGTAAGAAGGTTCTTGATATTATCGGGGAGGCACTTGATGTACATAAATTGGCGAAATCAGCTGAGGAACGTCGCGCACGTATTGAGGAATTACTCGAACTAGTAGGCTTAAAAAAGGAGCATGCTTTACGCTATCCACATGAATTTAGCGGCGGGCAACGTCAACGTATTGGTATTGCCCGTGCTTTAGCAGTGGAGCCGAATTTTATTGTATGTGATGAACCACTCTCTGCCCTAGATGTTTCGATTCAAAAACAAGTTGTAGACTTATTGAAAGAATTACAACAACGACTAGGTTTGACTTATTTATTTATCGCACATGATTTGTCGATGGTGAAGCATATTAGTGATCGCGTAGCCGTGATGTACGGAGGAAAAATTGTGGAATTAGCGGAAAGCGAAGAACTCTATGCGAACCCACAGCATCCCTATACAAAAATGTTACTACAATCAATTCCAATACCAGACCCGGCAATTGAAAAACAAAAGAAACGTCAGGTC